The window GGACGCCGGCGCCCTAACCCACGTCTCCTTCCACCTCCCCCAGCTCGTCTTCTCGCGGGCCGCTTTGGAGGAGCCTCCTTTCGCGCGCGCAGCGTGGTCGGGCTGCGGCGACCACCAGAGGTCCACCGCGGCAGGAGCTCCCTCCTTCTCCACTATGAGGCACCAGCAGAGGGGGACGACTCCTCCTTCCATCCCTAGCTGCGGCATCCAACCTCTAACGCCGATTGAAACCCTAGCCCGAATCCGGCAGAGGAGCAGCAGCACGGGATCCCCTCCAAAagtagcatcttcttcttcctctggttcttcttcttcttccccggaTCTGATGCGTGTGTGTGTTCGCGTGGTTGTGTGCAGACAGTTAAAGGAAGGGGGCGGGCCATGGAGAAGCTGCAAGGTGTGGGCCTGAAGCCATGGATGGATGTGTTTGGTATGAGGATAGAGGACGGCGAGGAGGCACCGAACCGAGCGGCGGGCAAGGACGAAGTGAAGCTGCGCGCACCATCGTCATATCCCT is drawn from Triticum dicoccoides isolate Atlit2015 ecotype Zavitan chromosome 6B, WEW_v2.0, whole genome shotgun sequence and contains these coding sequences:
- the LOC119324986 gene encoding uncharacterized protein LOC119324986 produces the protein MPPPPPNDGDRDAGALTHVSFHLPQLVFSRAALEEPPFARAAWSGCGDHQRSTAAGAPSFSTMRHQQRGTTPPSIPSCGIQPLTPIETLARIRQRSSSTGSPPKTVKGRGRAMEKLQGVGLKPWMDVFGMRIEDGEEAPNRAAGKDEVKLRAPSSYPSSACCYWKQAQYHLISSTRYDSSSHSYFAFVSFSFLILKFYDKLVIDEDYCGPMGVLLFNYSEADFTVKPRDRVIEIIVQVIATQEVPGVEDLDATVRSSSRWRTSTLCTYI